The following proteins are encoded in a genomic region of Rickettsiales bacterium:
- the fliW gene encoding flagellar assembly protein FliW, with protein MMVGVSVSQLEKMVFLDKSSGSLESGIPEEIETRFGKVTLHRDKMVSFPRGLLGMPEKRNFQVSEFPSDKLRRFKLLQCCDDYALSFITFPIGLENGIIAAEDLLRASTELGIQPDNLAVLLIASVHRSPEKVTISVNARAPLLIDASLRLAAQYVFQTDKYKVQHYITA; from the coding sequence ATGATGGTGGGAGTGTCCGTGAGCCAATTGGAGAAAATGGTATTCCTGGACAAAAGTTCCGGCAGCCTTGAGTCCGGAATTCCGGAAGAAATCGAGACGCGCTTCGGCAAGGTTACATTGCACAGGGATAAGATGGTATCCTTCCCGCGCGGCTTGCTTGGCATGCCGGAAAAAAGAAATTTCCAGGTTTCCGAATTTCCCAGTGATAAACTGCGTCGCTTTAAGCTGCTGCAGTGCTGCGATGACTATGCCCTGTCATTCATCACATTCCCTATCGGTCTCGAAAACGGTATCATAGCCGCTGAAGACTTGTTGCGTGCGAGCACTGAACTCGGCATCCAGCCGGATAACCTGGCCGTACTGCTGATTGCATCCGTGCATCGCTCTCCGGAAAAGGTGACGATCTCCGTCAATGCGCGTGCGCCCCTTCTGATTGACGCCTCATTGCGTCTCGCAGCCCAGTACGTCTTCCAGACGGATAAGTACAAAGTCCAGCATTACATCACTGCATAA
- a CDS encoding LysE family translocator has translation MTASLLTAFSIYALVALLTPGPNNIMLLTSGLHFGMSRTVPHMAGVVGGFMLMVILVGLGLGAVFTAYPQSYLWMQYAAAAYLLYLAWKIATSGPMTVGQEDEDTTRKPMSFLSAAMFQWVNPKAWIIVAGAVSLYAPHEHYLLNVLIIAFIFGVVGVPSVAVWAAFGSMFRKVFSHERYMKPFNWCMALMLVLSIYPTLKDIVGKVIG, from the coding sequence ATGACCGCCTCGCTTCTAACAGCCTTTTCCATCTATGCGCTCGTGGCGCTTCTCACGCCCGGCCCCAATAATATCATGCTGCTGACTTCCGGCCTGCATTTCGGCATGTCGCGTACCGTGCCGCATATGGCGGGCGTGGTAGGCGGTTTTATGCTGATGGTCATATTAGTGGGGCTTGGCCTTGGGGCGGTATTCACAGCCTATCCGCAGTCTTATCTGTGGATGCAGTATGCGGCAGCGGCATATCTGCTTTACCTCGCGTGGAAGATAGCGACTTCAGGGCCGATGACGGTAGGGCAGGAGGATGAAGATACCACGCGCAAGCCCATGAGCTTCCTGTCTGCGGCGATGTTCCAGTGGGTGAATCCGAAAGCCTGGATTATCGTGGCCGGTGCCGTAAGCCTTTACGCACCGCATGAGCATTACCTGCTGAACGTGCTGATTATTGCGTTTATCTTCGGTGTCGTGGGAGTGCCAAGCGTAGCGGTCTGGGCGGCTTTCGGCAGTATGTTCAGAAAAGTCTTTTCGCATGAACGCTACATGAAGCCGTTTAACTGGTGCATGGCGCTGATGCTGGTATTGTCGATTTATCCGACCTTGAAAGATATTGTAGGAAAGGTGATAGGCTGA
- the fliB gene encoding flagellin lysine-N-methylase has protein sequence MAVIAPEFMKQFRCIGAECPDTCCKGWNMQVSDENYEKYKKEAPELLESVAGEPGQYVMRRDVKTSYCVKFTEGLCGIQNKYGEAFLGDACHFYPRVTRKLGDTVMMTATLSCPEIARLALFDHSPFLLDASDMDHIMGQAKDYLPASLSTEAAIGIYRHFIEAALDESVTAERALMRIFTVCESLERIDVASWPDAVPFYLAHADSGLPAPEGKPTDQCFLLQALCGLMVAAKKTGDGRLMHTVTDMQHALHVTVRMDNLAIVALPDSDHALQTVLESWRNEHAAQYEHILRRYLAVQLSQALFPFCGFGDTLTQRIAIIGVRLATIKLALMCASTLSPKPLTQDEIIRAVQSIARFMDHLADPEFSVKIYQETGWLKKPRLRALLGDGI, from the coding sequence ATGGCAGTTATCGCACCGGAATTCATGAAACAGTTTCGCTGCATCGGCGCAGAATGCCCCGATACATGCTGCAAGGGCTGGAACATGCAGGTCTCGGACGAGAATTACGAGAAGTATAAAAAAGAAGCGCCTGAGCTTTTAGAGTCGGTCGCAGGTGAGCCGGGGCAATATGTCATGCGGCGCGATGTAAAGACGAGCTACTGCGTAAAATTTACCGAAGGTCTGTGCGGCATCCAGAATAAATACGGCGAAGCATTCCTCGGCGATGCCTGCCATTTCTATCCGCGCGTCACACGCAAACTGGGCGATACCGTTATGATGACGGCGACGCTTTCCTGCCCGGAAATCGCGCGGCTGGCGCTGTTCGATCATTCGCCCTTCCTGCTGGATGCATCGGACATGGACCACATTATGGGACAGGCAAAGGATTATCTGCCTGCATCGCTTTCGACGGAAGCGGCTATCGGAATATACCGGCATTTTATAGAAGCGGCGCTGGATGAATCGGTGACGGCCGAGCGTGCTCTGATGCGGATCTTTACCGTATGCGAATCGCTCGAGCGTATTGATGTAGCTTCCTGGCCGGATGCTGTGCCGTTCTACCTTGCCCATGCCGATTCCGGACTGCCTGCGCCGGAAGGAAAGCCCACCGATCAGTGCTTCCTGCTGCAGGCGCTTTGCGGTTTGATGGTGGCGGCGAAGAAAACGGGCGATGGCAGGCTGATGCACACCGTGACCGATATGCAGCACGCGTTGCATGTCACTGTGCGGATGGATAATCTTGCAATCGTGGCGCTGCCCGATAGTGACCATGCGCTGCAGACCGTGCTGGAAAGCTGGCGCAATGAGCATGCGGCACAGTACGAGCATATTCTGCGGCGTTATCTTGCCGTGCAGCTCTCGCAGGCACTGTTTCCGTTCTGCGGTTTCGGTGACACTTTAACGCAGCGTATTGCCATCATTGGTGTGCGGCTGGCCACTATCAAACTTGCGCTTATGTGCGCAAGCACCCTCTCTCCCAAACCGCTCACACAGGACGAAATCATCCGTGCCGTGCAAAGTATCGCACGCTTCATGGATCATCTGGCGGATCCCGAATTTTCCGTCAAAATCTATCAGGAAACAGGCTGGCTCAAAAAACCCCGCCTGCGCGCCCTTCTCGGGGATGGCATTTAA
- the mutY gene encoding A/G-specific adenine glycosylase has translation MFQAIASRLAAIYISFMLSADNPSDSQIKAFHKALHRWYAAHGRRDLPWRNTNNPYEVYISEIMLQQTQVKTVLERFYAPFLKAFPTLAALAAADHQAVAKKWEGLGYYTRAANLHKAAQQSGGMLPGTWEELQKLPGIGRNTASAVACFGFGQAVPVMEANVRRVLCRVFAMKEARDDVLWEKAELLLDKQNPFDYNQAMMDIGAMVCTKRAPRCEICPLAAICKGKIAPESYPAPKKAKITPTRKRVIVVLHDGRGGYFLYKRTTRFLHGLYGFPEYDEGTKTFTLAESEYSLLRKALLGQITQTYSHFTLQAEVYLAKVDAQEAKAAGLQCATRNEIKELPLSGADHKVLALLDTNNQK, from the coding sequence GTGTTTCAGGCCATTGCATCTCGACTGGCGGCGATCTATATCTCATTTATGCTGTCTGCAGATAATCCCTCCGATTCTCAAATCAAAGCGTTTCACAAAGCGCTGCACCGTTGGTATGCGGCGCATGGGCGGCGTGATTTACCATGGCGCAATACGAACAATCCGTATGAAGTCTATATCAGCGAAATCATGCTGCAGCAGACACAGGTAAAAACCGTGCTGGAGCGTTTCTATGCACCGTTCCTGAAAGCTTTCCCTACACTTGCAGCGCTGGCGGCAGCGGATCATCAGGCCGTGGCGAAGAAATGGGAAGGGCTCGGTTATTACACACGCGCGGCCAATCTGCACAAAGCGGCTCAGCAAAGTGGTGGTATGCTGCCGGGTACGTGGGAAGAGTTGCAGAAGCTGCCCGGCATTGGCCGCAATACTGCGAGCGCGGTGGCATGCTTCGGATTCGGGCAGGCCGTGCCGGTGATGGAGGCGAATGTGCGGCGCGTGCTGTGCCGCGTTTTTGCCATGAAGGAAGCGCGTGACGATGTATTGTGGGAGAAAGCGGAGCTGCTGCTCGATAAGCAGAACCCGTTCGATTACAATCAGGCGATGATGGATATCGGCGCGATGGTCTGTACGAAGCGTGCGCCGCGCTGCGAGATATGCCCGCTTGCTGCCATATGCAAAGGCAAGATTGCTCCGGAGAGTTATCCCGCGCCGAAAAAAGCCAAAATCACGCCCACGCGTAAACGCGTCATTGTCGTGCTGCACGATGGGCGGGGAGGCTATTTTCTCTATAAGCGCACGACGCGCTTTCTGCACGGGCTATATGGGTTCCCGGAATATGATGAAGGCACAAAAACCTTTACGCTGGCGGAGTCAGAGTACTCATTGCTAAGAAAAGCACTGCTGGGACAAATTACACAGACTTACAGTCATTTCACGCTTCAGGCGGAAGTGTATCTGGCAAAGGTAGATGCACAGGAGGCAAAAGCAGCGGGGTTGCAGTGCGCTACACGCAATGAGATTAAAGAACTTCCGCTCTCCGGCGCGGACCATAAAGTGCTGGCGCTGCTGGATACAAATAATCAGAAATAA
- a CDS encoding chloride channel protein, which produces MISFLSHALRNRFDISGWLREHESLQKLLRENQPVQLVLCMTMGVIVGAMTVLLHHLVVLLHGATFMLAPGEHLSNASYINTLRIICVPVLGGVVTGLFFMLLAKINLREIVDPIEANAIHGGRMSLRQSLALLASTLFSNTSGASLGMEAGYTQIGAGLSSWIGKRLNLRREDMRILVAAGAGAAISAAFNAPMAGAFYGFELVLGGYTAAALPQVAVCTIAATLCMRLFSNGEPIFSLPLDVPTIHLGLYPVFILIGLLSGVVGIGTMKLVTFFEHTFRRLAMPDWLRPALGGLALALLALAFPQVLGSGEGAIDNHLHHSWPFFALMGLLAAKMTASAVSIGSGFRGGLFSSSLFLGCILGQLFGVLSGASSAEPSALIDTFMLVGIGGVSASIVGAPVTIMLLVLEMSGNFSATVAVLVGILFATVVTRYCFGYSFSTWRFHLRGLRITGAQDIGWVNELTMATLMQPGTQTVPSTMTLAALRVLIPAESGKPAFIVDPEGRYIGVADITTIHRTDLNEKVDSIQAGDIAKAKDCFLLPRDNIRRSLELFSSSQQEDLPVLDSADKRRVIGQVSESRMLRRYAQELEARNLAHSGAATPV; this is translated from the coding sequence ATGATTTCCTTCTTATCTCATGCCTTGCGAAACCGATTCGATATTTCCGGCTGGCTGCGCGAGCATGAAAGCCTGCAGAAGCTGCTGCGCGAAAACCAGCCTGTCCAGCTCGTGCTCTGCATGACGATGGGCGTTATCGTAGGTGCAATGACCGTATTGCTGCACCATCTCGTCGTTCTGCTGCATGGGGCCACATTCATGCTTGCTCCCGGCGAGCATTTAAGCAACGCCTCCTATATCAATACGCTGCGCATTATCTGCGTACCGGTGCTGGGCGGTGTTGTAACAGGGCTGTTCTTCATGCTGCTGGCGAAGATCAACCTGCGTGAGATTGTCGATCCTATTGAAGCCAATGCCATTCATGGCGGACGCATGTCGCTGCGGCAAAGCCTTGCCCTGCTTGCCTCCACGCTATTTTCCAATACGTCCGGCGCATCGCTCGGCATGGAAGCAGGATATACGCAGATCGGCGCGGGACTCAGTTCGTGGATCGGCAAGCGGCTGAATCTCCGGCGCGAAGATATGCGCATTCTCGTTGCCGCAGGCGCGGGAGCCGCCATCTCCGCCGCCTTCAATGCGCCGATGGCGGGCGCGTTTTATGGATTCGAGCTTGTACTGGGCGGCTATACGGCTGCCGCGTTGCCGCAAGTAGCGGTGTGCACAATTGCCGCTACCCTTTGCATGCGGCTGTTCAGTAATGGCGAGCCGATCTTCTCGCTCCCGCTCGACGTGCCGACGATCCATCTTGGGCTTTACCCTGTTTTCATCCTGATCGGCCTGCTTTCGGGTGTGGTAGGAATCGGCACGATGAAACTTGTTACCTTCTTCGAACACACCTTCCGCCGTCTTGCCATGCCGGACTGGCTTCGCCCAGCCTTAGGCGGCCTCGCCTTGGCCCTGCTCGCGCTGGCATTCCCGCAGGTGCTGGGCAGCGGCGAAGGTGCTATCGACAACCATCTGCACCATAGCTGGCCGTTTTTTGCGTTGATGGGCCTTCTTGCCGCCAAAATGACGGCTTCCGCGGTTTCCATCGGCTCGGGTTTCCGCGGCGGCCTTTTTAGTTCTTCGCTTTTCCTCGGCTGTATTCTCGGCCAGTTGTTCGGCGTGCTGAGCGGGGCATCCTCTGCGGAGCCTTCTGCGCTGATCGATACATTCATGCTGGTCGGCATCGGCGGCGTTTCCGCTTCCATCGTCGGCGCGCCCGTTACCATCATGCTGCTTGTGCTGGAGATGAGCGGAAACTTCTCCGCCACTGTCGCCGTGCTGGTGGGCATATTGTTCGCCACTGTCGTGACGCGCTACTGCTTCGGCTACTCCTTCTCCACCTGGCGTTTCCATTTGCGCGGCTTGCGCATCACGGGCGCTCAGGATATCGGCTGGGTTAATGAGCTTACCATGGCAACGCTCATGCAACCCGGCACGCAGACTGTTCCTTCCACCATGACGCTTGCCGCTTTGCGCGTGCTTATTCCTGCCGAAAGCGGCAAGCCTGCTTTCATCGTCGATCCGGAAGGGCGCTATATCGGCGTGGCGGATATTACCACGATCCACCGCACCGACCTTAACGAGAAAGTTGACAGTATTCAGGCGGGCGATATTGCCAAAGCCAAGGATTGCTTCCTGCTTCCGCGCGACAATATACGCCGCTCGCTTGAACTCTTTTCCTCCTCGCAGCAGGAAGATCTGCCCGTGCTCGATTCCGCTGATAAGCGCAGGGTGATCGGTCAGGTCAGCGAGTCGCGCATGCTCAGGCGTTACGCGCAGGAACTGGAAGCCCGCAACCTTGCGCATTCAGGCGCGGCAACTCCTGTGTAG
- a CDS encoding potassium channel family protein yields the protein MAAKTASHSPRIFCIVPVSSSKEKFVLEFILTGLLGIALISICSLNIYESLRFVWKRLPSLTWSPRMHILGVVWLLFFSHIMNIWLFGIVYYLLHFFDLGTFGGAAVEHGRYTLDFFGCLYFSAVIYSTLGLGDITPEGALRMVTGVEALAGFVLIGWTVSFTYLAMQKFWELPHHKHERPRS from the coding sequence ATGGCCGCAAAAACCGCTTCGCATTCGCCGCGTATTTTTTGTATAGTGCCTGTATCTTCTTCAAAGGAAAAATTCGTGCTGGAATTTATTTTAACAGGTTTGCTCGGAATCGCGCTTATCTCCATATGTTCCCTGAACATCTACGAGTCCCTGCGCTTTGTCTGGAAACGGCTGCCTAGCCTGACATGGTCGCCGCGCATGCATATCCTCGGCGTAGTCTGGCTGCTGTTCTTTTCCCATATCATGAATATATGGCTGTTTGGTATTGTGTATTATCTGCTGCATTTTTTCGATCTCGGAACGTTCGGCGGCGCTGCGGTCGAACATGGCCGTTACACACTGGATTTCTTCGGATGCCTGTATTTTTCAGCTGTCATCTACAGCACGCTCGGGCTGGGTGATATCACACCTGAAGGCGCGCTGCGCATGGTCACCGGCGTTGAAGCGCTTGCCGGATTTGTCCTGATCGGCTGGACGGTTTCCTTTACTTACCTCGCGATGCAGAAATTCTGGGAACTTCCTCACCATAAGCATGAGCGCCCACGATCATGA
- a CDS encoding NAD(P)H-hydrate dehydratase: protein MYTQAVLDNRRMYEADRLASAAGVPGVTLMENAGAAIAQEIQRRWTPRQVCVLCGPGNNGGDGFVVARLLAQAGWPVRLGLICAREQLRGDAAHHAVQWQGKAEPLSPALLEGAELVVDALFGAGLTRPLEGAAKAMLEEIASRAVPVIAIDVPSGVMGDTGEAFGAIQAALTVTFFCKKPAHLLHPGRKLCGEIVVADIGIPERALEELHPDIFENGPQYWLPHFPHPQVEDHKYTRGAALVYGGYPMTGAARLAAHAAARTGAGLVTVVCPQEAFSIYAETLTSILVRPLAAEEGFSAVLKDKRFTAALLGPGAGVTDKMRHEVLTVLESGVATVLDADALTLFEGRHENLRHAIKHPCVMTPHEGEFKRICDIQGDKLTRARAAAKAYGAVIVLKGSDTVIAAPDGRVVINSNAPAELATAGAGDVLAGMVLGLLAQGMDAFFAAAAAVWLHGAAASEFGPGLIAEDIADMLPQVYRSLK, encoded by the coding sequence ATGTACACACAGGCCGTGCTCGATAATCGCCGCATGTATGAGGCTGACAGGCTGGCTTCTGCGGCGGGTGTGCCGGGAGTTACACTGATGGAGAATGCTGGCGCTGCCATAGCACAGGAAATCCAGCGGCGCTGGACACCAAGGCAGGTTTGTGTGCTGTGCGGGCCCGGTAATAATGGCGGAGATGGTTTTGTCGTGGCGCGGTTGCTGGCGCAGGCAGGGTGGCCTGTGCGGCTGGGGCTGATATGTGCCCGCGAGCAGTTACGCGGGGATGCAGCGCATCATGCAGTGCAGTGGCAAGGCAAGGCGGAACCTCTTTCGCCTGCGCTTCTGGAAGGAGCGGAACTGGTAGTGGATGCTTTATTCGGCGCGGGGCTGACGCGGCCCTTGGAAGGGGCGGCGAAAGCGATGCTGGAAGAAATTGCATCCCGCGCCGTGCCCGTAATCGCTATCGACGTGCCAAGCGGCGTGATGGGAGATACAGGAGAGGCTTTCGGAGCGATTCAGGCAGCGCTCACCGTCACGTTCTTCTGCAAGAAACCGGCACACCTGCTGCATCCCGGGCGGAAACTGTGCGGTGAAATCGTAGTGGCCGATATCGGCATTCCCGAGCGCGCATTGGAAGAATTGCATCCGGATATATTCGAGAACGGGCCGCAATATTGGCTGCCGCATTTTCCGCATCCGCAAGTGGAGGATCACAAATATACGCGAGGGGCTGCGCTTGTCTATGGCGGTTACCCGATGACCGGAGCGGCGCGTCTTGCTGCCCACGCTGCCGCGCGCACAGGCGCAGGGCTGGTGACGGTCGTTTGCCCGCAGGAAGCATTCTCCATCTATGCGGAAACGCTTACCAGCATTCTGGTGCGTCCGCTGGCAGCAGAGGAAGGATTCAGCGCAGTATTAAAAGATAAACGCTTCACTGCTGCATTACTGGGACCGGGAGCAGGAGTGACAGATAAAATGCGCCACGAAGTGCTGACGGTTTTGGAAAGCGGTGTTGCCACAGTACTGGATGCTGACGCATTGACTTTATTTGAAGGCAGGCATGAAAACCTGCGGCATGCGATTAAACATCCATGCGTGATGACGCCGCACGAAGGCGAATTTAAAAGGATATGCGATATACAAGGTGACAAACTGACCCGTGCGCGCGCAGCAGCAAAAGCTTACGGTGCGGTCATAGTGCTCAAAGGAAGCGACACGGTAATTGCGGCGCCGGATGGCCGTGTTGTGATCAACAGCAATGCTCCGGCAGAGCTTGCAACCGCAGGGGCGGGGGATGTATTGGCAGGTATGGTGCTAGGGTTGCTGGCACAGGGAATGGATGCATTTTTCGCGGCTGCGGCTGCGGTCTGGCTGCATGGTGCAGCGGCTTCGGAGTTCGGACCGGGGCTTATCGCGGAGGACATTGCGGATATGCTGCCGCAAGTTTACCGTTCACTGAAATAG